The following are from one region of the Magallana gigas chromosome 6, xbMagGiga1.1, whole genome shotgun sequence genome:
- the LOC105319329 gene encoding purine nucleoside phosphorylase LACC1, which produces MTLGVVLLSDDFAEKDSEQVARVLDEGQSVNVDVCILLTSDTVPDFISNMSRGKFTEKVIEISDQDFISGFHAAKDKLDEVMCPEIKVICKRKQEITFLCQVMFTPAVQWSIMSIGEDKSSKSETLVSITQKVKDYLRKLKASDEVKILRSTLIPDDLFYHGFSTRTGGLSSIPGMKSLNVLYTTAKRDPLVLIEENRRRLASKAGFDVETLYIAKAVHGNTVYEIGTDPPDGGYDGVISNKSNVTCAAPGADCVIILFADPIQHVFAAIHSGWKGTVAKIPSVTVRSMHGKFGSKLEDIVVVMGPSICKNCFEFGKDDIQQFEDINPQCVLHKGLDGNPTIDLKLAIRTLLEEEGVLPEHIDDTTTCPCTVENPNQLYSYRRDGRPFGNQIGFIGLRSN; this is translated from the coding sequence ATGACTTTGGGAGTAGTGTTGTTGTCAGACGATTTCGCTGAGAAGGACAGCGAGCAAGTTGCTCGTGTTTTGGACGAGGGGCAAAGCGTGAATGTAGATGTTTGCATCTTGTTAACTTCAGACACCGTCCCAGATTTCATTTCAAACATGTCCAGAGGCAAGTTCACAGAAAAAGTTATAGAAATATCAGACCAAGACTTTATTTCTGGGTTTCATGCAGCTAAAGACAAGCTTGACGAAGTTATGTGTCCAGAAATTAAGGTTATCTGTAAGCGTAAGCAAGAGATAACTTTTTTGTGTCAGGTCATGTTCACACCAGCAGTGCAGTGGAGCATTATGTCGATCGGTGAAGACAAGAGTTCGAAGAGCGAAACGCTGGTGAGCATTACTCAAAAGGTCAAAGACTATCTAAGAAAACTGAAGGCTTCAGACGAGGTGAAAATACTTCGGTCAACCCTGATACCTGATGACTTGTTTTATCATGGATTTAGCACAAGAACAGGGGGTCTTTCTTCCATTCCTGGTATGAAATCTTTAAACGTGCTTTATACGACGGCCAAACGAGACCCACTAGTTTTGATAGAAGAAAACAGGCGTCGTCTTGCATCTAAAGCGGGATTTGACGTAGAGACACTTTACATTGCAAAAGCCGTTCATGGGAATACGGTTTATGAAATAGGAACAGATCCTCCTGATGGAGGCTATGATGGCGTAATCAGCAATAAATCGAACGTCACATGCGCAGCCCCTGGCGCAGACTGCGTTATCATCCTCTTTGCAGACCCAATACAACACGTCTTTGCTGCCATTCATTCAGGGTGGAAAGGCACAGTAGCAAAGATCCCATCAGTGACAGTGAGAAGTATGCACGGGAAGTTTGGAAGTAAACTAGAAGATATAGTAGTTGTAATGGGGCCATCAATTTGCAAGAACTGTTTTGAGTTTGGTAAAGACGACATCCAACAATTTGAGGACATCAACCCTCAATGTGTCCTTCACAAAGGCTTGGATGGAAATCCCACGATAGATCTTAAGCTTGCTATTCGTACTCTGTTAGAAGAAGAAGGTGTTCTGCCGGAACACATTGATGACACGACCACTTGCCCATGTACGGTGGAGAACCCGAATCAGCTCTACTCTTATCGAAGAGACGGGCGGCCATTCGGAAACCAGATTGGTTTCATTGGACTAAGGTCAAACTAA